A genomic region of Eucalyptus grandis isolate ANBG69807.140 chromosome 5, ASM1654582v1, whole genome shotgun sequence contains the following coding sequences:
- the LOC104447162 gene encoding TIR-only protein-like, translating to MSFQIAVYNYQVFLIFRGPDVRDSFLECFHDPLKGAGIVAFLDRKEIEYGERIDDKIVEAIKCSYICVLVFSKDFASSPTCLMEVALMVEFDKTILPIFYDVEPFIVSLPGDK from the coding sequence ATGAGTTTTCAAATTGCCGTCTATAACTATCAAGTGTTCCTCATCTTTAGAGGACCAGATGTTCGGGACAGCTTCCTCGAGTGCTTCCATGACCCACTCAAGGGCGCGGGGATTGTGGCATTCCTAGACCGCAAAGAGATCGAGTATGGTGAAAGGATTGATGACAAGATCGTGGAAGCCATCAAGTGTTCCTACATATGCGTCCTTGTCTTCTCCAAGGACTTCGCTTCTAGCCCAACTTGCCTGATGGAAGTGGCTCTAATGGTGGAGTTCGATAAAACCATTCTTCCCATCTTCTACGACGTCGAACCCTTCATTGTCTCGCTACCAGGGGACAAATGA
- the LOC104447163 gene encoding ras-related protein RABA1f-like gives RYRAITSAYYRGAVGALLVYDITRHVTFENVERWLKELRDHTEANIVIMLVGNKADLRHLRAVSLDDAKAFAEQEHTFFMETSALEALNVENAFTEVLTQIYRVVSRKALDVGDDPAALPKGQTINVGNRDDVSAVKKAGCSSS, from the coding sequence AGATACCGTGCGATCACAAGTGCGTATTATCGAGGCGCAGTGGGTGCTTTACTAGTCTATGATATCACTCGGCATGTCACGTTCGAGAATGTGGAGAGGTGGCTAAAGGAACTCAGAGACCACACGGAGGCCAACATCGTGATCATGCTCGTCGGGAACAAGGCGGACCTGCGCCATCTCCGTGCCGTCTCCCTCGATGATGCCAAAGCGTTCGCCGAGCAAGAGCACACCTTCTTTATGGAGACATCTGCATTGGAGGCGCTCAATGTCGAAAATGCCTTCACGGAAGTGTTGACTCAGATCTACCGTGTGGTGAGCAGGAAAGCTCTCGATGTCGGCGACGACCCTGCAGCACTGCCAAAGGGACAGACCATCAACGTCGGGAACAGGGACGATGTCTCGGCCGTCAAGAAGGCCGGTTGTTCCTCGTCATGA